A single Pseudanabaenaceae cyanobacterium SKYG29 DNA region contains:
- a CDS encoding ATP-binding protein codes for MAPSVVIAQISEDQEKLWQAVLESQGLEVTVKSPQEDLTQYLKEQKLSGRELPHLILMDMGITTSDGSSLQAVGVCRWCTENQAPTKVILNNSKQDQILPLKRRWATRLGAADLLPRLFSENLNEIIDRVAEIGEFTVSRAALEQIFASTTRAEAEDTTVLAPRTEVRTLREVKTDEIVRKLAALTSTINEVYAEEESKGEEQTTGLSLDATIQELTLYDFQLEINRPGNDAVRYLEENTLIPGVILVQEGKYFGFLSRRRILEMLARPFGQELFLKRPIVKMYDSGALDTMILPGNTSVVVAAVNALRRAEALIYEPVVVQLDPDNYRMLDLHDLLLAQLEIQETASKMLRNQAKARMVQMEKMASLGQMLAEVSHDIRNPVNFIHGNVEYLQNYCQSLIKTVETIQREINHPTLGQLIETENLTYVLQDLPKVVNSIKLGAEQLRNLVTGLQSYSHMEEVIPDILDIHECIENSLTILSNRIKDQITIEKRFNEEVGEILGFQGQLMQVFMNIIGNAVDALYEKMQKVGKNGWQPKIIISTGLKHEDKNDFLSIKIADNGEGIPPENQKRIFDSFFTTKSAGKGTGLGMAITHEIVVQKHKGKILLNSPYVMDGKKITGTEFEVLLPTS; via the coding sequence ATGGCACCTTCTGTAGTTATTGCTCAGATTTCCGAGGATCAAGAAAAGCTCTGGCAAGCCGTATTGGAGTCCCAAGGGCTAGAGGTGACGGTCAAATCTCCCCAGGAAGACCTGACGCAATATCTCAAGGAACAGAAGCTGAGCGGGCGAGAACTACCGCATCTAATTTTGATGGACATGGGGATTACCACCAGTGACGGTTCCTCCCTGCAAGCAGTAGGGGTTTGCCGCTGGTGTACGGAAAACCAAGCTCCCACTAAAGTCATTCTCAACAACTCCAAACAGGACCAAATTTTACCCCTCAAGCGACGGTGGGCTACCCGTTTGGGTGCAGCAGACCTCCTACCCCGCCTATTCTCGGAGAATCTCAATGAAATTATCGATCGGGTAGCGGAAATTGGCGAGTTTACTGTTTCCCGAGCTGCATTGGAACAGATATTTGCCAGCACGACGCGGGCAGAAGCGGAAGACACTACTGTGCTTGCTCCCAGAACTGAAGTTCGCACTCTCAGGGAAGTAAAAACCGATGAAATTGTCCGTAAATTAGCTGCTCTCACCTCCACGATCAATGAAGTTTATGCTGAAGAAGAGAGTAAGGGAGAAGAACAAACAACAGGTTTATCTTTGGATGCCACTATTCAAGAACTGACCTTGTATGACTTTCAATTAGAAATCAACCGTCCTGGCAATGATGCTGTTCGCTACCTAGAAGAAAATACCCTTATTCCTGGTGTGATTCTTGTCCAGGAAGGCAAATACTTTGGCTTTCTTTCTCGCCGTCGCATCCTAGAAATGTTAGCCCGTCCCTTTGGACAAGAACTATTCTTGAAACGACCGATCGTGAAGATGTATGACTCAGGGGCTTTAGACACTATGATTTTGCCAGGCAACACTTCCGTAGTTGTAGCGGCAGTCAATGCTTTGCGTAGGGCGGAAGCTCTAATTTATGAGCCAGTAGTTGTACAACTTGATCCAGACAACTATAGAATGCTCGACCTCCATGACCTATTGTTGGCACAACTAGAAATACAAGAGACGGCATCCAAGATGCTGCGTAACCAAGCCAAAGCTCGCATGGTGCAGATGGAAAAGATGGCAAGTCTAGGTCAAATGCTAGCTGAAGTTTCCCATGACATTCGCAACCCTGTCAATTTCATCCATGGTAATGTGGAGTACTTGCAAAATTACTGTCAGAGCTTGATTAAAACTGTAGAGACAATTCAGCGAGAGATCAATCATCCTACCCTGGGACAACTGATAGAAACGGAAAATTTAACCTATGTGCTCCAGGACTTACCTAAGGTAGTCAACAGCATCAAGTTGGGGGCAGAACAACTACGCAATCTAGTCACCGGTCTGCAGAGCTACTCCCACATGGAGGAAGTTATACCCGACATTTTGGACATCCATGAATGTATTGAAAATAGTCTCACTATCTTGAGTAATCGCATCAAAGATCAGATTACCATAGAGAAACGATTCAACGAAGAAGTAGGGGAAATTCTCGGCTTCCAAGGTCAACTAATGCAGGTATTCATGAACATTATCGGTAATGCTGTGGATGCCCTCTACGAAAAGATGCAGAAGGTAGGCAAGAACGGCTGGCAACCCAAGATCATTATTTCCACTGGGCTAAAACATGAAGATAAAAATGACTTTCTTTCCATCAAAATTGCGGACAACGGCGAAGGTATTCCCCCAGAAAACCAAAAACGTATTTTTGATTCTTTCTTCACAACCAAATCAGCTGGCAAGGGCACAGGCTTGGGCATGGCTATTACCCACGAAATTGTTGTGCAAAAACATAAGGGTAAGATACTACTTAACTCTCCCTATGTTATGGACGGTAAGAAAATTACAGGTACTGAGTTTGAAGTTTTACTACCTACTTCATAG
- the dapB gene encoding 4-hydroxy-tetrahydrodipicolinate reductase, with product MATDLPIPVIVAGATGKMGRTVIKAIAQRRDLVLIGATGRTHLGEDIGEVVGIGALEVPVTSDLQVLLAQGAQEQQYAVMVDFTHPGVVYDHVRSAIAYGVRPVVGTTGLTEAQIQDLAEFADKASVGAIIAPNFSIGMILLQQAAVAASQFYDYVEIIELHHEQKADAPSGTAIKTAQMLSELGKTFNPRLETEGRGKVVGENIPIHSVRLPGLVAHQEVIFGSAGETYSLRHNVIDRACYMPGVILAIRKVITLQSLVYGLEKIL from the coding sequence ATGGCGACAGATTTACCAATTCCTGTGATTGTGGCGGGGGCAACGGGCAAGATGGGGCGGACAGTAATTAAGGCAATTGCCCAGCGGCGGGATTTAGTGTTAATTGGGGCAACAGGACGTACGCATTTGGGGGAGGATATTGGGGAGGTGGTGGGAATAGGGGCGCTAGAAGTGCCAGTTACAAGTGATTTGCAAGTGTTATTGGCGCAGGGAGCGCAGGAGCAGCAGTACGCCGTTATGGTGGATTTCACCCATCCTGGGGTAGTCTACGACCATGTCCGATCGGCAATTGCCTATGGAGTCCGTCCGGTAGTGGGTACAACGGGACTGACAGAGGCGCAAATCCAAGATTTAGCTGAGTTTGCTGATAAAGCCAGTGTAGGGGCAATTATCGCTCCCAATTTTTCCATTGGCATGATTTTGCTCCAGCAAGCTGCTGTTGCCGCCAGTCAGTTTTATGACTATGTGGAAATCATTGAGTTGCACCATGAACAGAAGGCGGATGCCCCCAGTGGCACGGCAATTAAAACGGCACAGATGCTCTCCGAGTTGGGCAAGACGTTTAACCCCCGCTTAGAAACCGAGGGCAGGGGCAAGGTAGTGGGGGAAAACATCCCCATTCACAGTGTGCGGTTGCCTGGTTTAGTTGCCCACCAGGAGGTTATCTTTGGTAGTGCGGGGGAGACCTATAGCCTGCGCCATAATGTCATCGATCGAGCTTGCTATATGCCCGGCGTTATCTTGGCAATCCGCAAAGTCATCACGCTGCAGTCCTTGGTCTACGGGTTGGAGAAAATTCTGTAG
- a CDS encoding TIGR02710 family CRISPR-associated CARF protein, with protein MTKVLFVTVGGSPQPIVTAIKSLNPDRVIFICSSNNKGKGSIDQVVGKGTPCEIRKGDTVVDRLPNIPTQAEITARFNPDRDIILIDDPDDLSECYTKIADGIKKVKEEEEMANIYADYTGSTKTMSAALVVASLDYDIQLMITTSTVRTNNIRVEVGERTRRARTIGMSVRRLLEQNVTTYLKEYNYSAAVRYLEELQVNHELVEQDGQKVGMCLDICRAFDAWDKFEHSTAWQLIQPYMKSLKEYGIFLKKVKYSRNLLDPDFRGDDLIKGHGYEVLQDLLLNVERRVEQKRYDDAVGRLYRSLELLAQLRLLLQYGLKTENVDVTQLPKDLQSKYESYRLQDGKVQLALQRSYELLCDLNDPLGRVYENYKGRIMDALATRNYSILAHGFSPIIEEKYRKFADCILGFMREGLSICVGNKLQEAPQFISDLSLLTEL; from the coding sequence ATGACCAAGGTGTTATTCGTTACTGTCGGTGGCTCACCTCAGCCCATCGTCACTGCTATTAAGAGCCTAAACCCCGATCGGGTCATTTTCATCTGCTCCAGTAACAATAAAGGTAAAGGTTCTATCGATCAGGTAGTGGGGAAGGGTACGCCCTGTGAAATTAGGAAAGGGGATACAGTTGTGGACAGGTTGCCCAACATTCCCACCCAGGCAGAAATTACGGCTCGCTTTAATCCCGATCGGGACATAATTCTTATAGATGACCCTGATGATTTATCAGAATGCTATACCAAAATTGCTGATGGCATAAAAAAAGTAAAAGAAGAAGAGGAAATGGCAAATATTTACGCCGACTATACAGGCAGTACGAAAACAATGTCTGCAGCTCTTGTGGTTGCTAGTTTGGATTACGATATACAATTGATGATTACTACTAGCACTGTTAGAACAAATAATATTAGGGTGGAAGTAGGAGAGAGAACAAGGAGAGCGCGCACGATCGGTATGTCGGTTAGACGATTGTTAGAACAGAATGTAACTACATATCTCAAAGAGTATAACTACAGTGCTGCGGTTAGGTATCTGGAAGAATTACAAGTTAATCATGAACTAGTAGAGCAAGATGGACAAAAAGTAGGCATGTGTCTGGATATTTGTCGTGCCTTTGATGCTTGGGATAAGTTTGAACATAGCACTGCTTGGCAATTAATCCAACCCTATATGAAGTCACTTAAAGAATACGGCATTTTTCTGAAGAAAGTAAAGTATAGTCGGAATTTGTTAGACCCAGATTTCAGGGGTGATGACCTGATTAAAGGTCATGGCTACGAGGTGCTTCAGGACTTACTATTAAATGTTGAACGTCGTGTAGAGCAAAAACGTTATGATGATGCCGTTGGTCGGCTTTACCGATCGTTAGAGTTGTTAGCCCAACTAAGACTCCTGTTACAGTACGGACTGAAGACAGAAAACGTGGACGTAACACAGCTGCCAAAGGATTTACAGTCCAAGTATGAAAGTTACCGATTGCAAGACGGTAAGGTGCAGCTGGCTCTGCAGCGTTCCTATGAGTTGCTCTGTGACCTCAATGACCCCTTAGGTCGGGTATACGAAAACTATAAGGGACGGATTATGGATGCCCTGGCAACCCGAAATTACTCAATCCTTGCCCATGGATTTAGTCCAATCATTGAGGAGAAGTACAGAAAGTTTGCTGATTGTATCCTAGGATTTATGCGGGAGGGCTTATCCATCTGTGTTGGCAATAAATTGCAAGAAGCCCCACAATTTATTAGTGACTTGAGCTTATTAACAGAGCTATGA